A window from Culex pipiens pallens isolate TS chromosome 3, TS_CPP_V2, whole genome shotgun sequence encodes these proteins:
- the LOC120421541 gene encoding translin: MQNAVIKDIFDGFNDYLNKEQELREQIREVVREIDQAAKEATIALQVIHSSLTDVPAACQSARQQFEVCRKGYQRLAELIPEGQYYRYNDHWHFLTQRVVFLVALTVYLEKGFLVSRDTTAEVLGMKTKQSDGFHLDIEDYLMGVLQMASELSRYAINSVTLGDYERPLAISKFVADLNSGYRLLNLKNDGLRKRFDALKYDVKKIEEIVYDISIRGLRADAGAGQAPAAAAASEQ; encoded by the exons ATGCAGAACGCGGTGATTAAGGACATCTTCGACGGGTTCAACGACTATCTGAACAAGGAGCAGGAACTTCGCGAG CAAATCCGCGAAGTAGTGCGCGAAATCGACCAGGCCGCCAAGGAGGCAACCATCGCGCTCCAGGTCATCCACAGCAGCCTGACGGACGTGCCGGCCGCGTGCCAATCGGCCCGGCAGCAGTTCGAGGTGTGCCGCAAGGGCTACCAACGCCTCGCGGAACTGATTCCGGAGGGCCAGTACTACCGGTACAACGACCACTGGCACTTTTTGACCCAGCGCGTCGTGTTTCTGGTCGCGCTGACCGTCTACCTGGAGAAGGGATTCCTGGTGAGCCGCGATACGACCGCCGAGGTGCTGGGAA TGAAAACGAAACAATCGGACGGGTTCCACCTGGACATCGAGGACTACCTCATGGGAGTGCTCCAGATGGCGTCCGAACTGAGCCGTTACGCGATCAATTCGGTCACCCTGGGGGATTACGAGCGCCCGCTTGCAATCTCCAAGTTTGTGGCCGACCTCAACTCGGGCTACCGTCTGTTGAACCTGAAAAACGATGGCCTCCGCAAGCGGTTCGATGCGCTCAAGTATGACGTGAAGAAGATCGAGGAGATTGTGTACGACATCAGCATTCGTGGGCTGCGAGCGGATGCCGGGGCAGGACAGGCACCGGCCGCGGCTGCGGCTTCCGAGCAGTGa
- the LOC120421543 gene encoding uncharacterized protein LOC120421543, translating to MEDERMDEFQIDDFPNEILGMILDRLPFADLLRASHVCGRWSAVVATFCSHRVLLRIRTNERVEMLSRFRHPKHVAINFELGFVLHRVMEWVRWLREVASTLETLDITVGNLNLLEEVELTNLLELELSIGRYVELEMSDTEQVDLLNQFLGCLKRLKVAVISASGRVMSKISRCIYSLRNIEYLTLAPTSRYAVQIADLCVMTNLDQLKILDCGVVDYPPENFIRSLPMRLEALTLNELDVRDVSRLQMLFHNVLNLEIIQPISGDCLHQIAISWPTLDRLSIKVTRLAGVTQDLRRLPDLRTLVLHHVGQRAFSLRSSFRLLNSLLRIRSLEMLVIFGHGDFSVPDRNPSCEIFLNDRQLSR from the exons ATGGAAGATGAAAGAATGGACGAGTTCCAAATTGATGATTTTCCGAACGAG ATTCTGGGGATGATCTTGGACCGACTTCCGTTCGCCGATCTGCTCCGTGCATCTCACGTTTGTGGGCGCTGGAGCGCAGTTGTGGCCACTTTTTGCAGTCACCGTGTTCTGCTGCGCATCAGAACCAACGAAAGGGTGGAAATGCTGAGTCGATTCCGCCATCCCAAGCACGTGGCAATCAATTTTGAGCTTGGATTTGTGCTTCACCGCGTCATGGAGTGGGTGCGTTGGCTGCGGGAGGTGGCGTCGACCCTGGAGACGTTGGACATCACAGTTGGAAATCTTAATCTGTTGGAAGAAGTGGAACTCACAAATCTCCTGGAACTTGAGTTGAGTATTGGCCGCTACGTGGAGCTGGAGATGTCTGACACTGAGCAGGTCGACCTTCTCAACCAGTTCTTGGGTTGCCTCAAGCGACTGAAAGTGGCCGTAATAAGTGCATCTGGTAGGGTGATGTCCAAAATATCACGCTGTATCTACTCATTGAGAAACATCGAATACCTCACGCTCGCACCGACCAGCCGCTACGCCGTGCAAATTGCAGACTTATGTGTCATGACCAACCTCGaccaattgaaaattttggattgtggAGTAGTCGACTACCCTCCGGAAAACTTCATACGATCCCTGCCCATGCGACTTGAAGCCCTTACATTGAACGAGCTCGACGTTAGGGACGTTTCCAGGCTGCAAATGTTGTTCCACAACGTCCTCAATTTGGAAATCATTCAACCAATATCCGGCGATTGCCTCCACCAGATCGCCATCTCGTGGCCCACGCTTGACCGACTGTCCATCAAAGTCACACGGCTGGCCGGGGTGACGCAGGACCTGCGCCGTTTGCCGGACCTACGCACACTGGTGCTGCACCATGTCGGCCAAAGAGCGTTCAGCCTGCGGTCCAGCTTCCGGCTGCTAAACTCACTGCTCCGCATCAGATCGCTCGAGATGTTGGTCATCTTCGGCCACGGAGATTTCAGCGTTCCGGACCGGAACCCGAGCTGCGAGATTTTCCTGAACGATCGACAGTTGTCTCGTTGA
- the LOC120421537 gene encoding serine/arginine repetitive matrix protein 1 isoform X2: MKKIRRWLLVFAVIITLMVRVDGLKATSLIFGRGPATSSTSTTSSPTAATSTTAASTTSTTTASADDDASEEEESDDQGAEAVTKAPLTGIPQVDYVWDPNLPRELNGFNLSHYPFLDSVPTEEDIGFTCDPKLHDGFYASIKFGCQLYHHCIHGVRYDFLCANYTAFDQKTFICHFASEVDCKNSPKYWFRNEPLYKATTTTTQKPAPTLPTTAAPTTAATRARPFRPTVRRRRPQVDDYYDDEYEDEYYEERPRRRKNRPRNRRPIYEDEYEDEDRFERRPADRYRDRERDRDVDDEDYEDRRPYRPSKNRNRNRTPEDDRRYGYEERKRRPVEEERRRPAVDDDRRPVEEERRSSQGDRRKRPTAKPVDDRRPLNEDRRSFSGDERRRPAAGSRRPYTDDRRYDYDEEEDDYSPRRPEKKSRPQSDVVTVKPSGSTIYDKPRAAPKINRPVPLNEKNKYSYVNPEPSKKKPSSTAAPVQESEPEYYDEYEDEPKKPAPAVVDKRKATEPAPSRGSVTYDDRRHSASSDVVYYDDVIVPKDSLPQKPVPGNVKKPDGVERVNNRDNSELANRYNEKIRSTQRVSKPDYDDEEPPVERPKSRQPTQPKTSANIYNNFKNKKQPQQPAPVENRKLAAPQTPRDYEVINKPAEVPRPIMRSTKRPFLPSRGGNPYAARGLQPVGVAKQNQRPSTNDSERPAPFRIDVDASPNPPSSTSRPPPQNGNAAQDNRVKTLDQLYDEEFDVTLNDALNPTLKPLTRSAPANNFFRNRYVHQSSDSDFVPFEPSFAPSEFRRAAVRPPPHRQQPTVYVSQVRGHPLQPQRYEYEYEY; this comes from the exons TCTGACGATCAAGGTGCAGAGGCGGTGACTAAGGCGCCCCTAACCGGCATTCCACAGGTGGACTACGTGTGGGATCCCAACTTGCCACGAGAACTGAATGG GTTCAACTTGTCCCACTACCCGTTCCTGGATTCGGTCCCGACCGAGGAGGACATCGGGTTCACCTGCGACCCGAAGCTGCACGACGGTTTCTACGCGTCCATCAAGTTCGGCTGCCAG ctGTACCATCACTGCATCCACGGGGTCCGCTACGACTTCCTGTGCGCCAACTACACGGCCTTCGACCAGAAGACGTTCATCTGCCACTTTGCCTCCGAGGTGGACTGCAAGAACTCGCCCAAGTATTGGTTTAG GAACGAACCGCTGTACAAGGCAACCACAACCACCACCCAGAAGCCGGCCCCGACGCTGCCAACGACGGCCGCTCCGACAACGGCGGCAACCCGCGCCCGGCCATTCCGTCCAACGGTGCGGAGGAGAAGGCCCCAGGTGGATGACTACTACGATGATGAGTACGAGGATGAGTACTACGAGGAGCGTCCCCGGCGCAGGAAGAATCGGCCACGGAACCGGCGACCAATCTACGAAGACGAGTACGAGGACGAAGATCGGTTTGAGCGAAGACCTGCGGATCGGTACCGGGATCGAGAGCGCGATCGCGATGTAGATGATGAGGATTACGAGGATAGGAGACCTTACAGGCCATCGAAGAATCGTAATCGGAACAGAACCCCGGAGGACGATCGACGATATGGTTATGAGGAGAGGAAGCGTAGACCGGTGGAGGAGGAGAGAAGACGTCCGGCGGTGGATGACGATCGACGACCGGTTGAAGAGGAGAGACGATCTTCGCAAGGGGATCGTCGCAAGAGGCCAACGGCGAAACCGGTTGACGATCGCCGACCGTTGAACGAGGATCGACGATCGTTCTCCGGAGATGAACGGAGACGACCTGCTGCGGGCAGTCGTCGGCCGTACACCGATGATCGACGATATGACTATGACGAAGAAGAGGATGATTACAGCCCGAGGAGACCGGAGAAGAAGTCGAGACCGCAGAGCGATGTTGTGACGGTGAAGCCTTCGGGATCAACGATCTACGACAAGCCACGTGCAGCGCCGAAGATCAACCGGCCGGTACCGTTGAACGAAAAGAACAAGTACTCGTACGTGAATCCGGAACCGTCCAAGAAAAAGCCCTCCAGTACGGCAGCTCCAGTACAAGAGTCGGAACCGGAGTACTACGACGAGTACGAGGATGAACCGAAGAAGCCAGCTCCGGCAGTCGTTGACAAGCGCAAAGCTACGGAACCTGCTCCGTCTCGAGGTAGCGTCACGTACGACGATCGTCGCCACAGTGCCTCGTCCGACGTGGTCTACTACGACGATGTGATCGTACCGAAAGATTCCCTTCCCCAGAAACCGGTTCCGGGAAACGTGAAGAAGCCAGACGGCGTCGAGCGGGTCAACAACCGCGACAACTCTGAACTGGCTAACCGTTACAACGAAAAGATACGATCAACCCAGCGCGTCTCCAAGCCCGATTACGACGATGAAGAACCTCCAGTCGAGCGTCCCAAGTCGCGCCAACCAACCCAACCCAAAACTTCCGCCAACATCTACAACAACTTCAAGAACAAGAAGCAACCGCAGCAGCCAGCTCCAGTCGAGAACCGGAAATTGGCCGCTCCCCAAACCCCACGTGACTACGAAGTGATCAACAAGCCCGCCGAAGTTCCTAGGCCGATCATGCGATCGACAAAGCGACCCTTCCTGCCAAGTCGCGGCGGAAATCCCTACGCGGCACGCGGCCTCCAACCGGTTGGCGTAGCCAAGCAGAACCAACGTCCCTCCACCAACGACTCCGAACGGCCAGCCCCGTTCCGGATCGACGTGGACGCCTCCCCAAACCCGCCAAGCAGCACATCCCGGCCGCCACCCCAAAACGGCAACGCCGCCCAAGATAACCGCGTCAAAACCCTGGACCAGCTGTACGACGAAGAGTTCGACGTGACGCTGAACGACGCCCTGAACCCCACCCTCAAACCCCTGACCCGAAGCGCCCCCGCCAACAACTTCTTCCGCAACCGGTACGTGCACCAGAGCTCCGACTCGGACTTTGTCCCCTTCGAGCCCAGCTTCGCCCCGTCCGAGTTCCGAAGGGCGGCCGTACGACCTCCGCCGCACCGACAACAACCGACGGTCTACGTGAGCCAGGTCCGGGGCCATCCGCTGCAGCCGCAACGGTACGAGTACGAGTACGAGTACTGA